In Agelaius phoeniceus isolate bAgePho1 chromosome 33, bAgePho1.hap1, whole genome shotgun sequence, the DNA window tgcagtaaaccaaaacagcactgacagagtcagaatacaacctgacaccctgtgggtcagggtgttggtagcagtccaattggaattgtggctgcagccctcctggagtgtcaggtgtggttctctTGGAGCggggatcctgtagaaaggtgtagtcttcctctgaagatccagtggaagaggcagctgctgttcttctgggaaatccagtggagaagctgtgctggtgttccagaatttCAAGAtgatatccaggtaggaatgcttggctcctccctctgggcagagcatctcccaatgggatgctgtagttcttatcagccatgcagtgacattcaatagcccattatcagcagatgtctcccctggagggaggattggctatggaagagagaaggaaaactgcccaattaacagaagacaactggcATACAGGTGGCAAATAGAATCCATACTGCTTGGCAATCTAGTATATCCTGAACCTGATCAAGGAACCGAAAAGGAGCTTTTAGATTTTCTAAGCTGAggtctgttttgcctgtttctgaagctgcagtccaagagcagtgacagaaaggTTGCTGATCTGGGAGCATGCTTCTAGCTTGAATTTAGGCCTGAAGGCATTGTACCAATTTACAGCTCTTACAAGAGTTCTGTCACTGCACAGAATTTCCATAGGCATTACAACACAAAGAACTCCCTTTCCCCCCACAAGCTCTTGGTGCAGCTTTCTGTATCACCCTGGTTATGTCCTCGGTGAGGGGCCTTTCtgcaaaaggagaaggagactCTTTAGCATAATTGTGTTTTCTGTGGAGTGTTTTATCATAGTCTATTAATATTCCCTTTCCCTCAGTTCCATAGCTGCTTACTGCTTTCTAACTCATTGATTTTAATAAACCAACTAAGCATGCTGCTGTATTCTATTCTACTCTCCCTGTATTCTTTTCTACTCTCcctatggaggaaaaaaaattgcccaTAAAACCTATATGCAACaactgcctcaatccaatgaaatgcaagaggaaacaaatgcccaaagagcagaaatccccaaacgGGTCACATCCAGtcacggagaagctgatgggacagagccatgtggctggagtatgtgtattgcactctgtattgttaattgactgatgctgagtatttcagcaggtaacttccagggcttccaggactgtcctggtgGCTGTGATCCCAAATTACTCATCAGTAGCAAGTGAACAAGAACAGCCTCTAGGAACAAGGGCATTGCTGAGGCTCTTGCTTGCTGTGGCGGCAGGGTGGCCGTGGTAAGGGTGCCACAACCTTCCTGAAGAGCCTCCTAAGAAGGACAGCTCAGGGGCACAGGCACATCCTCCTCCCAGACCAGCGTGTGATGTTCAGCTTCCTTCTTCAGGTGACACGGAGAAAaaaggctggagctctgcatgGCATTCCACAGAGAAGAAGCCTTTATTAAGAGCAGGGCACTCTGCATAGGGAGCCAGGGACAGAAACTCTCAGAACCAGGGAAAAACGGGATTCTATAGGGAAGGCAAGGGGCGGGACAAAACTGGTAACCAATGGGATAAGGGCTCAGGGGCAGAACACAAAGGGAAGGACCAATGAGTACTGGGGGATCAACATAAAGTTGCAAAGGCAGCTGGGGGTCATATTTGCTCGCCCTGACTAAAAAGTCAGTGGGTCAGGAGTTGGCCCTccaggggagcacagcaaaCTCTTCTCTGGCTGGATCTCTGGCCCCCACAACTCCCCCttctttatttaataaaaaatcttCTCCTAGAGACCTTGCAAGTAACTTCTTAGAACAGCTGAACATATATAAGAAAATAACAACATTTAAAAGGacccaaaaaatatttcttagggGATCTTCGGatctctagctggtcagagtgaccctgatatacgttagaaagtctcttttcccagcccagcgctcaaagaaggagtcagagctcttccattcttggtctcaaggttgtttcttgtatcttatctataaaattctttctcctgtcctgacGATGtccgctcagcaagacagtcagaggcattctgcctgccccgaggcggtgttatctttttatactaaaaactacatgtacgatatttacaattattttccaatacctatcacctatgttagacagtgagcttctactctagaccaatctaaaagtgccaacatcacagcagaagatggaggccaagaagaagaaggagaaaggctggacacgccccgattgctccatcttgccccctgaatccccattctagaaaccccaaaaatctatttttcatcccctgataaattcactatcattctacttaaactttcatggctcgcaattcttcatataaggttggtaatcgTTTtatccaagggctaaatcaaaggcacaggggtcttgggctctgtgccaaggacTCTGAGCCCCCTGGACAGGGGCtcgagtcctgcagggcagccagaggaatttcctgggttctgacaagtAGCCCTGTTGCAGTCCCTGCATACAAGAGTTTACTTGATCACTTTGATGCCAGGGAGCACCAAGAACTTGAACCTTCCTGGagtgcagccctgcctgcctatcacggagcagagggaaaagatgaagaacCTGGGTGGTGGTTGAGCCAAATTGGCATTTTGCCATTTCTGATTTCCTCCCAGCTTTTGCAGCAGGGTGACAACCCCACGGCTGCAAAGCACTTCCTTTTGCAAGGCACATGCAGACctcactggaaggggctcttgaaggagctgctgcagttggCAACAGGAGCTGTTGATGAATTTTTCACGTTGCTTAACCCCCCCTGCCAAATGCCATCAAGAGGCTGAGGAAGGACACAAAAAGATTaccctggagaaagggaggccaaaagcttggaaaaggaggaaagaaacgctctgatgatgacgatgacaaaaaaaacccaaacaaatttattttgacAGCAAATGAACACCGGCtgccctccagccctcccaggctggcaggcCGAGCGGTGCCGTTCCCATGGcatgaggtgctggcagcctgcggagagaaaccagagagccacggtcagtggcagcaggctcctgtccccctgtcccgccATGGCCTGTGCCCGGGccaggctgctgcctctgctcagagcccaaacctcccgacccattctctgtttttagagaagggcagcggggcaggccACGTTCCACCTCCTCTGCTTAATCATGGCACAgcaacctcctcagcagctgcaagagcGGGATGCCCGTGTGCCCACTGCCGTCTGCCCggagctcttctgccagccgaGCTGTGGAGCCGGGTGCCCAcctctggggagctgctgccaggagaggagccgATCCCAAACCAGGTCCTCGTCCTTCTggaaggggctgtccctgcagaccgTGGCCCCTGGGACAGCGCTGGCACTGGACGCGCTCCACGGACGCTGCAGGTGCTTCCCTGTCCCGTCTGGACACCAGGTGTAATCCTcctgggaaaacaaaagaacaattgCATGAAAGTCAATTCAAAACAAGacctggaaacaagaaaaagcacaaagcctgTCACCGTTTCACAGGCCTGAGGAGGGTCTGACCACTCCATGTGAGAATTAAACCTGTCCAGGGGTGGGGAAAATCCCCACCTTTCCTGCCCGTAAACGCACCCCTTCCTCAAGGGCCTACAGAGCAGACCAGCTGGGGCATGGCTTCAGAACCCGTCCCCCCTTCTGCCACCCCCATCCACATGGATGGATGCTTttgtcaggctggctgcccccgcctcagcctgtgccaggctggctggcagaagctgtcagcaaggccaggagccGGGTCCCCTTCCAGAATATCCATCCCCTGTCCCGCCAAAAAGCAGCTCAGTGGCCggcagaaaaattaatattcccCAGCGCCGCCGAGCAGGGAACCTCCGGCACGTGGCCAGGCCGAGCCCTGCCATGCCTGGAAGCACCAGCATCCCCCCGCCCCTGTGCGGGCTGGGGACTCATCTTGATTTCATCGGAGTGCAGAGCGTGTCCTTCAGGCAGGGGCCGCAGCCAAAACCAATtggctctgccccaccagcggCCAGGTCCAGTATGGTGTTCCAAGCTCCACGTCGTGCTCCAGAAGAACACGCCAGCTGTGCCTCGGCTTGCGGGGACATCACGATGCCATtgagctgcagggggatgtTTCCTCTGTCCCAATCCGTGTCACCTTcactgcactgccaccacttcTCCAATAGGACGGGCAGCACGGAGCCGCTCCCTCCACAGCTCGTGGGGACCAGCGGAAGCAGCATCTCCTCGGCTGCGCTCTCTCCTCCGCGCTGCGGCCGCAGGGAAACGCTCCGGGGTTTTCTTCCAGTGCCACGAGACGCGTGccgctgctgcttgctgggctCCTGGATCCTACTGTGCTCAGGGATGCATCTCTGCTGTcgcctgggccaggcagggctcctgcagccaagaaTGCTCAAAAAGGTCCTCCAAGCATGGCCTGTGTGTGGGGTCCatggataaacaccacctgatgaggtgctggcactctgcagagagaaaccagaaggctcctgtccatgctctcccacattccacagtgcccaggcaacaccagcagtgctcagagctgcacccAAAAGCTTCCTATTGATCCTCTCTTGcggaggacaccagcacagaggcactggtgccacctcctccagctaagcccaggagatccacctcctcaccagctgcaagagcaggatgCTTATGTGCCAGCTGcccctcccaaccccattcTTCCCCTCGTGCCTTGAAGGCGCATCCCCACCTTGAGACACCCAGGGTGGGAAGACGAGCTGGCCCCGGACGATGTCCTTGTTggtgtggaaaggaaggtgcccGCAGACCAGCTCatagagcaggatgcccagggaccagatagtggctggctggccatggtagcagccaaagaggatccACTCCGGTGGGCTGTACTCCGGCGTTCCTATGGGACACGGGCACAGCTCatcaggcccatgctgctccctcccgccctccttccctccctcccagccagctcccgttccacagcagccagcccctgccctgccaaaaagcaacttggctgcagctggctgaagaaggattccccctccttccttcccccctcttccccctctgccagcaaaGCGGGGAACTCAGCTGCCCGGCTGGGCCTCGGCTTGGGCTCACCTGACATCCGGGTGTAGATCGTGTCCTGGAGGATCGCGCCGCAGCCGAAGTCGATGAGCTTCGCCTCGCCCGTGGCCAGGTCGACGAGGACGTTCTCGGCcttgatgtcgcggtgcaggacgccgcggctgctgcagtgccgcacggcctccagcacctggcggaacagcccccgcgccacgggctccgtcaggaaccgccgctggtgcaggaagtaccagaggtcctgacagcgctgcggacgcTCCATGACCAGCGCGAAGCCCTCGGGCACCTCGAACCAGTCCAGGAGCTGCACGACGCCGCGGAAGCCAGGCCGCGACACCAtccacagcagcgccagctccaggggcacaagggcgcCGTTGCGCTGCGGGGGGACCGCGATGCCGTCAGCGGGGCCGATGCTGCGCCGCGCctcgggcagcccctgcccggccccgccgcggctcgccatggcccggcccggggcgctgcGTGGCCCCCGCTCAGTCCACACTCGCTGCCCTCGCAGCGTTCCGGCTGCCGCCCTGCCGGGCCTCGCCTCAGCCCCGCctggcccgccccgccggctcctcccgctggccccgctcactcaccagccgCGCCCACTCCGAGATGCGCTCCCGGGACACTcgcttgatggccacctgcgaACCAAGGCGAGCGGCGGGCTGAGCTcgtcgcccgccgcccgccgcccgccgccgccctccgAGCCGGCCCCGTCTCTTACCGGGGCGCCGTCGGCGAGCCGGGTCCCGGAGTAAAcgctgccgcagccgccgctgcccagcagcgggccctgccggtagagctgctccaggggaggctTCTCCGCCCGTGCGGGCGGCACCGCGCTGCCGCTCTTCTGCCCGGggcacccgcccgcccggcgcgctGCTGCTTGCCGAGCCGCCCCGGGCTGCGGCGGCTCCGGACCGGCGGCCGAGCtggcgagcggcggagctcggagcggGGAAGCTGCCGGCCACGCTCTCGGCCACGCGGCGGGCGCCGGGCGGCAGCGGAGCGGCTGCGGGCGGAACCGCGGCAGGGGCTTCGTTCGGGGCCGGGGcctcggccggggctgggccagagcccgCGCCAGGCCGAGCCAAAAGACCGCGATGCTCCGCCAGCACCAGAGCAAGCGGCTCTTCCAGCGGCGCCACAGCCGGTACGCAGAGAGCCCGGCCGAGGCGGAACCAcggcgggccgggcaggggcgggcacggggcggccccgccgaggGGCGCCTTGCGGGACGCGGCAtcagccgggctgggagaggcggaaCACGGAcggcacggcccggcacggaATGGGACGGGAATACAGTGAGTGGGAGGGAAAAGGCGATGCGGAGCGAGGGAAAAGTCGATCGGAAAATCGATTGAGAaaagcgctgctgctgctgctgctgctgctgctgctgctgctgctgctgctgctgctgctgctgctgctgtggagccGCCGGAGCTCGCGGCCGTTCCTCCGTTGCCCCGCGAACCCAACGGAGGAGCCGCCGCGCGCCCCAAGgaacgaaagagagaaacaaacaaatcacaccccaaagtcattcctattaGAGAAGTAACCGAAGAAAACAGTGTAGCAATAAAGAAGAGTGTTGGCTTgtggcttctttcttctttgcgTGAGACGCAACATTTCATGGGTGTGATAAACGAGttcactggatttaaggatcatacaatttttatttttattattattattatgcaagcaagaataagcaaagttcagcgctgggcggccgggagtctccgctcctctaggctcgcaccgttcctatccccaaggttcaccttttattgccttcttctcccgggttcagggatgacgtggtctgtcttttgctcttgctcgttcagttgctagggggtctttttctgccttctggtggtcgtgggatgaaggctccaagtcttcctctttaagcgctgagtgaactttcccttataaggcatatctatacagtggaattttcagaacactatacgattcctgcaagcctaagcaattcttgtgagtttaaggattgttgttacagccttcctctgtgacctctgggtgaacttttccttataaggtat includes these proteins:
- the LOC129131910 gene encoding serine/threonine-protein kinase pim-1-like; this translates as MPRPARRPSAGPPRARPCPARRGSASAGLSAYRLWRRWKSRLLWCWRSIAVFWLGLARALAQPRPRPRPRTKPLPRFRPQPLRCRPAPAAWPRAWPAASPLRAPPLASSAAGPEPPQPGAARQAAARRAGGCPGQKSGSAVPPARAEKPPLEQLYRQGPLLGSGGCGSVYSGTRLADGAPVAIKRVSRERISEWARLRNGALVPLELALLWMVSRPGFRGVVQLLDWFEVPEGFALVMERPQRCQDLWYFLHQRRFLTEPVARGLFRQVLEAVRHCSSRGVLHRDIKAENVLVDLATGEAKLIDFGCGAILQDTIYTRMSGTPEYSPPEWILFGCYHGQPATIWSLGILLYELVCGHLPFHTNKDIVRGQLVFPPWVSQECQHLIRWCLSMDPTHRPCLEDLFEHSWLQEPCLAQATAEMHP